The following proteins are encoded in a genomic region of bacterium:
- the pfkB gene encoding 1-phosphofructokinase yields MIYTLTLNPALDRTLRVRRLAFDDANRVISEQRFAAGKGIDVSRVVIELGGSTVAFGFVGGYGGAELEGRLKQAGVPTDFVHIGSETRTNVIVSDIEANSITALNAAGPCATQVEYEQLLEKLKEYKYKSGFFVISGSAPPGVPADAYHEITNIVKESNLRAVLDADGELLRRGIEGKPFMIKPNSHELRRLLGLDVEGVEQVQSAAAKLRAMGVENVLVSMGADGAVLTCEEGSFFAKPPKVEALSPVGAGDSLVAGFVLGLDTGLSFCESLTLGVAAGAACALTPGTELCKYEDVYMIRSEVQIRQLA; encoded by the coding sequence ATGATATACACGCTGACACTGAACCCGGCGCTTGACAGGACGCTCCGCGTGAGAAGACTGGCGTTCGATGATGCCAATCGCGTCATATCGGAGCAGCGATTCGCTGCGGGAAAGGGGATCGACGTGTCGCGAGTCGTGATCGAGCTCGGCGGAAGCACGGTGGCGTTCGGGTTTGTGGGCGGATACGGAGGGGCGGAGCTCGAGGGCAGGTTGAAGCAGGCGGGGGTGCCCACGGACTTCGTTCACATAGGCTCCGAGACGAGAACGAACGTCATTGTTAGTGACATCGAGGCGAACTCGATCACGGCTCTCAATGCTGCCGGTCCCTGCGCAACGCAGGTGGAATACGAACAGCTCTTGGAGAAGCTCAAGGAATATAAGTACAAGTCAGGGTTTTTTGTCATTTCAGGCAGCGCACCCCCCGGAGTCCCCGCGGACGCATACCACGAGATCACCAATATCGTTAAGGAGAGCAACCTCCGCGCTGTGCTGGATGCGGACGGGGAGCTGTTAAGAAGAGGCATTGAGGGCAAGCCTTTCATGATTAAGCCGAACAGTCACGAGCTCCGCCGGCTCCTGGGTCTCGATGTGGAGGGCGTTGAGCAGGTTCAGTCGGCCGCGGCCAAACTCAGGGCCATGGGGGTTGAGAATGTGCTGGTCTCGATGGGGGCGGATGGCGCGGTTCTGACTTGTGAGGAGGGGTCTTTCTTTGCCAAGCCGCCCAAAGTCGAGGCACTTAGCCCGGTTGGGGCTGGGGACTCGCTTGTCGCAGGCTTTGTTTTGGGGCTGGACACGGGTCTTTCTTTCTGCGAGAGTCTCACACTGGGTGTGGCAGCTGGCGCAGCCTGTGCCCTCACGCCCGGCACGGAGCTCTGTAAATACGAGGATGTTTATATGATTAGGTCAGAAGTTCAGATAAGGCAGCTTGCGTAG